Proteins encoded in a region of the Eschrichtius robustus isolate mEscRob2 chromosome 16, mEscRob2.pri, whole genome shotgun sequence genome:
- the YTHDF1 gene encoding YTH domain-containing family protein 1 isoform X2 produces MSATSVDPQRTKGQDNKVQNGSLHQKDTVHDNDFEPYLSGQSNQSNSYPSMADPYLSSYYPPSIGFPYSLNEAPWSTGGDPPIPYLTTYGQLSNGDHHFMHDAVFGQPGGLGSNIYQHRFNFFPENPAFSAWGTSGSQGQQAQSSAYGNSYTYPPSSLGGTIVDGQTGFHSDTLNKAPGMNSLEQGMVGLKIGDVTTSAVKTVGSVVSSVAMTGILSGNGGTNVTMPVSKPTSWAAIASKPAKLQPKMKAKSGPAVGGALPPPPIRHNMDIGTWDNKGPVPKAPAPQPQPAPQAAPQPQPAVQPLPAQLPPPAPAQHPGPQQPPQTRWVAPRNRSTAFGQSGGTGGDSNSPGSAQPSAALSPESHPVLEKLKAAHSYNPREFDWNLKSGRVFIIKSYSEDDVHRSIKYSLWCSTEHGNRRLDSAFRALGSKGPVYLLFSVNGSGHFCGVAEMKSAVDYGTSAGVWSQDKWKGKFDVKWIFVKDVPNTQLRHIRLENNDNKPVTNSRDTQEVPLEKAKQVLRIIASYKHTTSIFDDFSHYEKRQEEEEVVRKERQNRNKQ; encoded by the exons AGTAACAGTTACCCCTCAATGGCCGACCCCTACCTGTCCAGCTATTACCCACCATCCATCGGATTTCCCTATTCCCTCAATGAGGCGCCATGGTCTACCGGAGGGGATCCTCCAATCCCATACCTCACCACCTACGGACAGCTCAGTAACGGAGACCATCATTTTATGCACGACGCTGTTTTTGGGCagcctgggggcctggggagcAACATCTATCAGCacaggtttaatttttttcccgAAAACCCCGCCTTCTCGGCCTGGGGGACGAGTGGGTCTCAGGGGCAGCAGGCTCAGAGTTCAGCTTACGGGAACAGCTACACCTACCCGCCGAGCTCCCTGGGCGGCACGATCGTGGACGGACAGACGGGCTTTCACAGCGACACCCTCAACAAGGCCCCTGGAATGAACAGCCTGGAGCAGGGCATGGTGGGCCTGAAGATCGGGGATGTCACCACCTCTGCAGTCAAGACGGTGGGGTCAGTCGTCAGCAGCGTGGCGATGACGGGCATCCTTTCCGGCAACGGCGGGACGAACGTGACCATGCCGGTGTCGAAGCCGACCTCGTGGGCGGCCATCGCCAGCAAGCCCGCCAAACTGCAGCCGAAGATGAAGGCGAAGAGCGGGCCCGCCGTCGGGGGCGCGCTGCCTCCTCCGCCCATAAGGCATAACATGGACATTGGCACCTGGGACAACAAGGGGCCCGTGCCCAAGGCCCCGGCTCCGCAGCCCCAGCCGGCCCCCCAGGcggccccccagccccagccggCCGTGCAGCCCCTTCCCGCCCAGCTTCCCCCTCCGGCCCCAGCACAGCATCCGGGCCCCCAGCAGCCGCCCCAGACCCGCTGGGTCGCCCCTCGCAACAGAAGCACGGCGTTCGGGCAGAGCGGGGGGACCGGCGGCGACAGTAACTCTCCCGGGAGCGCCCAGCCCAGCGCCGCCCTGAGCCCGGAGTCCCACCCCGTCCTCGAAAAACTGAAAGCCGCCCACAGCTACAACCCCAGGGAGTTTGACTGGAACCTGAAGAGCGGGCGCGTGTTCATCATCAAGAGCTACTCGGAGGACGACGTGCACCGCTCCATCAAGTACTCCCTCTGGTGCAGCACGGAGCACGGCAACCGGCGCCTGGACAGCGCCTTCCGCGCCCTGGGCAGCAAGGGGCCCGTCTACCTGCTCTTCAGCGTCAACGGCAGCGGCCACTTCTGCGGGGTGGCTGAGATGAAGTCAGCCGTGGACTACGGCACCAGCGCCGGGGTCTGGTCCCAGGACAAGTGGAAGGGCAAGTTCGACGTGAAGTGGATCTTCGTCAAGGACGTGCCCAACACCCAGCTCCGGCACATCCGGCTGGAGAACAACGACAACAAGCCGGTCACCAACTCCCGTGACACCCAGGAGGTGCCCCTGGAGAAGGCGAAGCAAGTGCTGAGGATCATCGCCTCGTACAAGCACACCACCTCCATCTTCGACGACTTCTCGCACTACGAGAAgcgccaggaggaggaggaggtggtgcgCAAG GAACGGCAGAATCGAAACAAGCAGTGA
- the YTHDF1 gene encoding YTH domain-containing family protein 1 isoform X1: protein MSATSVDPQQRTKGQDNKVQNGSLHQKDTVHDNDFEPYLSGQSNQSNSYPSMADPYLSSYYPPSIGFPYSLNEAPWSTGGDPPIPYLTTYGQLSNGDHHFMHDAVFGQPGGLGSNIYQHRFNFFPENPAFSAWGTSGSQGQQAQSSAYGNSYTYPPSSLGGTIVDGQTGFHSDTLNKAPGMNSLEQGMVGLKIGDVTTSAVKTVGSVVSSVAMTGILSGNGGTNVTMPVSKPTSWAAIASKPAKLQPKMKAKSGPAVGGALPPPPIRHNMDIGTWDNKGPVPKAPAPQPQPAPQAAPQPQPAVQPLPAQLPPPAPAQHPGPQQPPQTRWVAPRNRSTAFGQSGGTGGDSNSPGSAQPSAALSPESHPVLEKLKAAHSYNPREFDWNLKSGRVFIIKSYSEDDVHRSIKYSLWCSTEHGNRRLDSAFRALGSKGPVYLLFSVNGSGHFCGVAEMKSAVDYGTSAGVWSQDKWKGKFDVKWIFVKDVPNTQLRHIRLENNDNKPVTNSRDTQEVPLEKAKQVLRIIASYKHTTSIFDDFSHYEKRQEEEEVVRKERQNRNKQ, encoded by the exons AGTAACAGTTACCCCTCAATGGCCGACCCCTACCTGTCCAGCTATTACCCACCATCCATCGGATTTCCCTATTCCCTCAATGAGGCGCCATGGTCTACCGGAGGGGATCCTCCAATCCCATACCTCACCACCTACGGACAGCTCAGTAACGGAGACCATCATTTTATGCACGACGCTGTTTTTGGGCagcctgggggcctggggagcAACATCTATCAGCacaggtttaatttttttcccgAAAACCCCGCCTTCTCGGCCTGGGGGACGAGTGGGTCTCAGGGGCAGCAGGCTCAGAGTTCAGCTTACGGGAACAGCTACACCTACCCGCCGAGCTCCCTGGGCGGCACGATCGTGGACGGACAGACGGGCTTTCACAGCGACACCCTCAACAAGGCCCCTGGAATGAACAGCCTGGAGCAGGGCATGGTGGGCCTGAAGATCGGGGATGTCACCACCTCTGCAGTCAAGACGGTGGGGTCAGTCGTCAGCAGCGTGGCGATGACGGGCATCCTTTCCGGCAACGGCGGGACGAACGTGACCATGCCGGTGTCGAAGCCGACCTCGTGGGCGGCCATCGCCAGCAAGCCCGCCAAACTGCAGCCGAAGATGAAGGCGAAGAGCGGGCCCGCCGTCGGGGGCGCGCTGCCTCCTCCGCCCATAAGGCATAACATGGACATTGGCACCTGGGACAACAAGGGGCCCGTGCCCAAGGCCCCGGCTCCGCAGCCCCAGCCGGCCCCCCAGGcggccccccagccccagccggCCGTGCAGCCCCTTCCCGCCCAGCTTCCCCCTCCGGCCCCAGCACAGCATCCGGGCCCCCAGCAGCCGCCCCAGACCCGCTGGGTCGCCCCTCGCAACAGAAGCACGGCGTTCGGGCAGAGCGGGGGGACCGGCGGCGACAGTAACTCTCCCGGGAGCGCCCAGCCCAGCGCCGCCCTGAGCCCGGAGTCCCACCCCGTCCTCGAAAAACTGAAAGCCGCCCACAGCTACAACCCCAGGGAGTTTGACTGGAACCTGAAGAGCGGGCGCGTGTTCATCATCAAGAGCTACTCGGAGGACGACGTGCACCGCTCCATCAAGTACTCCCTCTGGTGCAGCACGGAGCACGGCAACCGGCGCCTGGACAGCGCCTTCCGCGCCCTGGGCAGCAAGGGGCCCGTCTACCTGCTCTTCAGCGTCAACGGCAGCGGCCACTTCTGCGGGGTGGCTGAGATGAAGTCAGCCGTGGACTACGGCACCAGCGCCGGGGTCTGGTCCCAGGACAAGTGGAAGGGCAAGTTCGACGTGAAGTGGATCTTCGTCAAGGACGTGCCCAACACCCAGCTCCGGCACATCCGGCTGGAGAACAACGACAACAAGCCGGTCACCAACTCCCGTGACACCCAGGAGGTGCCCCTGGAGAAGGCGAAGCAAGTGCTGAGGATCATCGCCTCGTACAAGCACACCACCTCCATCTTCGACGACTTCTCGCACTACGAGAAgcgccaggaggaggaggaggtggtgcgCAAG GAACGGCAGAATCGAAACAAGCAGTGA